The Juglans microcarpa x Juglans regia isolate MS1-56 chromosome 2D, Jm3101_v1.0, whole genome shotgun sequence DNA window CACTAGCTAATTTACTTCCTTCCATtgataaagaaaacaaagattatAGATAGAAAGTGAAAGGGGTGGGAGTGGATTTGATTGATTGAAAGGGTTATACATAGATGGTTTCAAACCTTCTAATGTGACACGACAATATGTTGTAATTAGTAGATAGTGCATGCTTAATGACCGGGGCGGGGCTTCGCTAGCTATACATGATCAAATTCAAAGCTGCATAAAGAAGATAAGGACAGGATATAGAGCCCGACTTCTTGACTTCTTCTGCAACTGTTCAAAACTATTAAGTGGAGTAATGACATGAGGTCCAAGTTAAACTCATgtccagacaaaaaaaaaaaaaaacaaagaggtTCTCACTTCTCATGGATTTTCTCTCTGATTTATAGCCTTTTGTGTTTCCTTCTTTTAATGAGTAAATAAGGGAAAGGGAGAACAGTTATAACTTATCTATAGCTTAAACGGCTGGGCGCAGTAGCAAAAACAACTGCAGCCGCATCTTAAACATCTTTCCATGAAACTCCTATGGAACACAGAATCATGCTTTTGGATAGGGTTGATGGGATATTAGgatcataaataaaaacaaaaatcttatATATTAAAGTCAGTTTCAGGAATGTCATGCTGATGCAGTCATAGACAAGACATATTAAACAACCAAATAGCGGCAAACGAGaagaaacaaattatataatctCAATCAAAATGCAACCATTTCCAAAAGAAACCCATTGATCGATCATGTACCAAATTAGTTTAAATTTCTCCAGTTACAGAAATATGAACAAACACCAAAGTATGAAAATTGTACTTTCATCAACTTTGAACTTACTGATCTGCATTTGGCACCGTACTTGAGAGGTAAACCAGCTGGCCGTTAACTTCATCTTCGTCAACCGGCGCCGGTAAATTAAGATCGATCAACTTGTGTCGAGGTTTAGTAGCATTTCTAGCGTTACCTAAGTTGGAGAGGTGGACCTTCTTGTGCCCGCCCAATGCTTGACCAGACTCGAACACCTTCGAACAATATGGGCATTCAAACTGTCTCTGATCCACCACACAACCGCCATGGCTACTAATTCTGGGTCCATTACCTTCTTTGAAATCCTCTTCATGGAACtgcttcttatttttcttatggCTCGCTTTGTGACCGCCAAGAGCCTGATAAGACCGAAACACTTTACTGCACATCTCGCAACTGAACTTTACCCGTTGCCGTGACGTGCGAATATGGCAGGGATAATTATCAGTACCCTCGTGATCTTCGTCTTCATGATCATCGACGATTCCTTCGACTACTTCTTgaactttttctttcccttttgtcGATCCTTTATCCCTAGAAAGCATTATAAGACACAGAGCCCCCTCTTCTTCAGAGAAAGTGTCAGAGACTGAACTCACCTGTTCGGGCTCGAGTGGCGACTCGGCGAGTGGTACGACTGTCTTACGGCAACGCTTTGATCTTCTACGAGTTGGTTTCTTGGCCGGTTGAGACTCTGCATCGCTTTCGCTGCCGGAGTTTGCAACGAGATGGAGCCTGCGCTTGAGGGATGGATAGGACTGCATGGGATTCTTTCTGGAGTGGAAGTTGAGAGAAGAGGATgaggatggagatggagatggctGAGTTGACTCGGCGGCAGCTGAGTTGTCATGCTGTTGTACTGGTTTGGGAGGGATTGGAAGTTTGGCGAGATGAGATCTCATGTGGCCCCCCATGGCCTTACCATTGGCTAGGCGCTTGTTACAGATCTCGCAGATTCTGAGCTTGTCCATGGTTTCAAAACTCGCTTCCTCTCTGTTTCTAGCTCTCTCTCCGTTTCGCTCTAAATCTCAATGAGAGGAAGGATAGTGAGGGAACCTAGAGGAGTAGGTGACAAGCATTCCTTAACCAAAAGGTCGCAAAAACAGAAGGTCCAGAATGAATGTGGCAAAAGTTAAGGTGTTCTTCCGAGTATTTCGGCCAATTATACAAATTAGAGTCTGCGTCTGCGACCGTTCGATGGGTTTTCTAGTTATTTGATTGGTGATCAAACGGCCGCTCTATGCAGTAGTCACTATAAGAATGtgaatgtaaattttaattttaaattcattaaaaatcattttattttctttaaattctaaaaaaaaaaaaaaatagaaatgttcacttattatgttttaaaaaactatttcGAGATCACTactatatttacaaaattagtttattatattaaaaGGGAAATTTTTATCatagtttatgaaaaataaacaatGTAATTTAACATATCCTCTCataaatcttctttttttactttctgaacAATGGCCAAATTAGTTTGAACAAACACAATGACCTAATTCCGCTTAAGGCCCGGTTTGGACAGTgaaactatctcaattcatcttgtttaattattataaatttttaaaatttcaaacaaaataaataaacaatttaatattttcaaatttcaaaacataaataaaattaaaaaataatattataataatattttatccaattattaacttttatttcatttcatctcactttccAAACCAAACTTATTAGTTTATTAGAGTACTTGtgcttttcctttctttctttattgtttgtgaatagttattcTTTTGATATaagaagaataatattttcatcatctactatttattactcaACACCTCAcatcctattaaaaaaatatctagctCAATGAAAAAAACTGTCACGTATAGTATGAAGGTGAATAGTATCTAAGTTGTTGTGGATTACTGAGCAACTACAACATGCTTATTATAATTTCATGTAGAAAATAATATTCCCAAAACGAAGAAATTGCGTGGCATTATTGTTTAATGATtgctaattttattattatgaccactttttattattcaatCATGGTATGACGTGTCACCTGTGATAATCTGCATTGTCGGTTAAGTAACATACTAAGTATGTAAATGCGTCAGCtttaaaatgaataatgctATGCGGAAATGCTTCTTGGCAAGATACTTGGCATCCATGCCGTCCCAATGTATTTCATCAAACGATTTGACGTGTCGAGcaattatattttggtttttttccattttttttttaaaaaaaaaaacttgagttataaataaaacattctaattatttctcttgtttggtaaaatctctttattctcTTAAATGTGGAAACCTATTAAAGTGTGCATAAGAGTAAAAAGGTACTGACAACTCAAcccaattgtaaaaaataataataactatttaaattatgtaaatgaTATATTGGGTGGCTCTATAGTCACTGCTCCCAGTCTTACTAGAAGTTACTGATAGTacaaaatgttatgtttttttattttacttttttatacatgtatttttttgacgctgtaaaatattttttaaaaaataaaaaaattataatatcaataaaaaaatatttacttaatcattaagtaaaaaaaatattaaaacaattaaaaaaaatataacggGATCGGGAGCGGGACCGATATATTATacactaatttaaaaataaaataattaaaaaaaaacatattatcacGCACAAGATAGgtcatccttttattttttttacaagttaaaAGTATTGATCTTCATTTTACAAGGCACCTTGCTATAggtagaaaaaattaaaaaattaacaaactatattttgtagaaaatagtGCACCGTGCTTTATAAATTCAACAAATAacagagattaagaaaaaaaaaaaaaacaacgtcAAAAGAATACCATTCCCGTTGTTCAATAGCATGAAGTAATTAAAGAATATGGTACGTGGAATTTTTTAATGGATATTCTACAACTTTTGACTACCGATTCGCCGAatggtgtaatttttttaaaaatatattttaaaactcatttaaacatatttaaaaataaaaataaaatcacaaaattgttaaaaaaatacgtttttaattattaagtaaaaaaatttaaaaaaaaaatacaaaacagatGGACACTTTCTAGATGgctttatcatttctcattttgaGATGCTACCAGCCGGTCGGATGTAATACCCACTTTTACACTCGCGAATGAGGGGTTGCTACATATGGATTGCAATAAAATAGACAATACACATGCATGAAACTgattaattgtttttattttctattatttcgttccctctccctctctctccctcccctgtcgctttctctctcttctttgaaATAATCTCTTATTCCATCAAAGTGAGGCTGGACACTTTTTTTGAGCTAATGAGTTCTCTCAGTAAATCGAAGCACAacccagtttttatttttttattttattttttatttttatgaggatTAGGGAAAGCTATATAGAGGCATGCAGACATAGacttttctgttttgttctattatatattttttttgtttcttgtttttctaATAGGTTGAGCGAGAGAGATTTTGAGTGCTCTACATAGAGAGAAATTTTGCATTTAATCGGatatttcttgttcttaattcAATCTTGagtattctttttttcttttaccggTTGAGCCACTTACATACGTGATATTTCTCTGTTAAAAATGTAACTGGTTgcacttttttgtttcttgttcttctaATAGGTTGAGCGAGAGAGATTTTGAGTGCTCTATATAGAGAGAAGTTTTgtatttaatatgatatttctttttcttaattcaatcttgagtactttttttcctttatcgGTTGAGCCACTTACATGCGTGATATTTCTCTGTTAAAAATGTAACTGGTTgcatttgattaataaaaaaactatagaatATTGTAAATCATTTAGCAATAAACATAAATCTTTTATAGTTTACCAAATCCAAATCAAGAAACGCTGTTTTGAAGTTCAGTGGAAAAGCTTGAGAAGATAAAAAATGCTATTTGCACCCATAAGGGGTACCCACCGCGTACCCGTGGTTTCACGTGGGATTAGTGAAATAGTGCGGATTACACTATCGCTTTGTAACACTATTGCTTGTCGATTCCTGAAACTCGAAACCCAGAACCTTGTGAGTTCGCACCATCTTTTTGAAGAAACTCGAAACCAGAACCTTAGTTTCACCTCAGCAACCTGCACGACCATGGAACCACGTAAGGAACACAACAACCTTCCCAAGCAACCTGTAAAGACGATTCATGCAGGGAGATACGTTGGGTGGTCATCTTCTTCTGCTCAAACAAGCTTCCTCATCGACGTGTAGGAAGGCAAAACACGAATGGAGGTACTGGATTTTTGTCGTTTTCTTGTTTGCATGCCCAAATCTCCCATTGGTATTGTTTATTCAACCCACGATTTTGATGTTCCCAAATTAACCAAATTGGTACATACACATGATTTTGAATAATtggaaaccctaaccctaactcTAATGAGAGATTTCGAAATTCTTTTAGATTCAAAATATCACTTGATTTAGATTCGAAATTGCACTTGATTTCGAAATTCTTCTAGATTCGAAACCTTAACCCTAATCGATatatactcttcttttttttttttcttgattgttcgttttccttttgtttcttcttct harbors:
- the LOC121249720 gene encoding zinc finger protein ZAT4-like, which gives rise to MDKLRICEICNKRLANGKAMGGHMRSHLAKLPIPPKPVQQHDNSAAAESTQPSPSPSSSSSLNFHSRKNPMQSYPSLKRRLHLVANSGSESDAESQPAKKPTRRRSKRCRKTVVPLAESPLEPEQVSSVSDTFSEEEGALCLIMLSRDKGSTKGKEKVQEVVEGIVDDHEDEDHEGTDNYPCHIRTSRQRVKFSCEMCSKVFRSYQALGGHKASHKKNKKQFHEEDFKEGNGPRISSHGGCVVDQRQFECPYCSKVFESGQALGGHKKVHLSNLGNARNATKPRHKLIDLNLPAPVDEDEVNGQLVYLSSTVPNADQL